The [Chlorobium] sp. 445 sequence ATTTTTGCTCAGCACATCAAAGACATCGCGCACGACTTGCATTGAAGAAAAGGGTCCGAAATACTCTGCCCCATCATCTTGCACACTCATTGCAATCTCCAAGCGTGGGAACCTCTCTGCTGTCAGACGCAAGAAAGGATAAGACTTATAGCGTTTGAGCAGTGTGTTATAGCGTGGTTTATGGAGCTTGATGAGGCGCGACTCAAGCAGCAAGGCTTCAAGCTCAGAGCCTGTGGGAATGACTTCAATCGTGCGCACGGCACGCATCAGTTCTTTGACTTTTTCAGCTTTGTGAGCCTCACTGGCAAAATAAGAACTCACACGTGCTTTCAGGTTTTTTGACTTGCCAATGTAGAGCAATTCTGCAGTGGCTGAACGCATCAGATAGACACCGGGTTTTTCAGGCAACTTCGGCAGCGTTCTTTCACGCAACTGCTGGATATGCACGGGCTCTTTTTTGAAATAGCGCATAGGTTGATACTGCAGCGAGAGCAATTCATCGAGATACTCGACACCATGCTGCTCGCTTGCAATTTCAATGAGTTTTTGCAAGACCTGCACGGTTGCCAGCGCATCACCACGTGCGCGGTGCCGATCTTTAAGCGTAATGCCGAACCACTGCGCCAGTTCACCTAAACTTTTTCGCTGTTGTTTGGGCAGCAGTCGGCGCGCTAAGCGCACGGTGCAAAGTGCAGGATTGTTTAGTGACGCTTTGCCGTGCCGCCTCAGTTCCATATTGACAAAGCGAAAATCAAAACTGATATTGTGCGCCACAAAGACACTTTCGCCAATGAGTGCAAGCAGTTCCGGCAAGACCTGTGCTAGCGGCGGTGCAGTCTTCACCATCTCGTTAGTGATGCCTGTGTATTGCGAGATGAAATATGGAATTGGCTGCTGTGGATTGACAAGCGTTGTTAGCTCATCGATAATTTCACCACCACAGACTTTGAGTGCGCAGAGTTCAATAATCGTATTTTCAGGATGTGCGCCACCTGTAGTTTCCAGATCGACGACGGCAAACGTGGCATCCGTGATACGAACGGGTTCAGTCAAATGCACCTGTTTTTGCAGGAAAATTTTTGACGGCAAATTTAATGGCTTGTGCGCTTATCTCAAGATGCCAAAGATACTGCATACTTTTGTGACGTTTGTGTCGCTGAACGTTCTTTGCGTAAAAATGATTGCAGCACAAGTAGCAGTAGCCTGATAACACAGTCATCACTATGTCGCTCCCTGAATTTCTTTTTCGTTCTGATGGCGGGTTTATTCGCATTCCTGTCTGGGGACACATTCCGCTTGATCGACCGTTGCGCAAAATTATTTCGCATCCTGCCTTTTTGCGCCTCAAAGGGATTCGTCAGTTGTCGTTTGCACATCATGTTTTTCCCGGCGCCACGCATACGCGCTTTGAGCATTCGCTTGGGGTCTATCACCTCACAAAATTGATTTTGCAGCGCCTTGTTACCAATCCGCTTACCGCATCGCTGCAAACTGCATCGTTCTACTTCGATGAACACGCTTGCCGACTTATCTTGGCTTCAAGTCTCTTGCATGACATTGGGCATTATCCACACGCCCACATCGTTGAAAAGCAGCCGCTGACCAGTCAAAACGAAATCATTTTTGATGATCATCAAGATCTTACGCCCACTTTTGTTTGCGAGCCGCATGGTAGATTTGGAAGCCTTGCCAATATCTTGGAAGATGAGTGGGAATTAGATTCTAAGACCGTCATTGAGATGGTTGTTGGCAAAAAGCCACTCAAATACGCAAAGCTCATCAGTGGCACACTCGATCCTGACAAGATGGATTACTTGATGCGTGATGCGCACCATTGCAACATTCCTTACGGCAACATTGATATTGAGCGGCTCATTGAATCATTTGTGCCTGATGCTAAGCGCCGCCGCTTTGCAATCACCGAAAAAGGTATTGCGCCGTTAGAGAGCCTGATGTTTGCAAAGTATATGATGATGCGCAATGTCTATTGGCATCACACCGTTCGCACGTTTTCAGCCATGCTCAAACGCTTTATTCAAGATGTGCTTGATGAGACACACCTGACTGCCGAGACACTGCGCCAGCTGTTTTACACTGCGTCTGATGAGCGTTTGCTTTTCGAGCTGCGCGCCGTTCTTAACACGCAGGCACATTCTTCGCTCTCGCTCCTTCAAGCCCTGATTGATCGACAGCCTTACAAACGCACAATCATGCTCGATTTAGCGTCTCAGACTCAAACACACACCTGCACAGCACTTTCCTCTGACGCACGACGGCGCAAGCTCAAAGAACAAGCTATCTGCGCCCTGCTTAATCGCAAATTCCGCTTGAGACTTCTTGGGCATGAAGTGCTGATTGATATGCCTTCTCAAAAGACTATTTTTGACTTACGTGACTTTCGTGAATTGCAACTTTACCACACGAAAACCAAAGCCTTTGAACCATTCAGTTTGTCTGGCGTCTCTGCTTTTCAAGCCGAATTTATTGAAGCCTTTGAACGCACTACCAAGAAGTGCCGTGTTGTGGCACACGCTGATGTTGCCGAAAAAGTCATGCGCCTTGAAAAAGATATCGTTGAGATTTTACTCTCCGACTGAACCTACTTGAAACGCTTCTTGCAAAAAGTCGGTTATGCAAGCATTAACTAATCTTTTTGCAGTATCTATGCTTCAGTATCAACGCTCGCAGCAACTCTTTGAGCGTGCTCAGCGCACCATTCCCGGTGGAGTCAACTCGCCTGTTCGCGCCTTTAAGTCCGTGGGCGGTACACCGATTTTCATAAGCAAAGGTGAAGGCGCCTATCTCTTTGATGTCGATGGCAATCGATATATTGATTACATTGGTTCATGGGGACCGTTTATTCTTGGTCATGCTCACCCGCGTGTGGTTGCTGCTATTGAGCACACGCTTAAACATGTCGGTACAAGTTTTGGCGCACCGACTGAACTTGAAATTCAGCTTGCTGAACTGATCTCTACACTTGTTCCCTCTATGGAAATGGTGCGCATGGTTAATTCGGGCACAGAGGCATGTATGTCTGCTATTCGCTTGGCACGTGGTTATACGGGGCGAGAGAAAATCATCAAGTTCGAAGGTTGCTATCATGGTCATGGAGATTCGTTTCTTATTCGCGCTGGCTCTGGTGCCTTGACACTTGGTGTGCCTGATAGTCCCGGCGTTACCAAAGGCACAGCCCAAGACACGCTGACAGCCACTTTCAACGATATTGACTCGGTGCGTCAGCTTGTGCATCAATATCCCAATCAAATTGCGGCTATCATCATTGAGCCCATTGGCGGCAACATGGGTGTTGTGCCTGCGCGTGCTGAGTTTCTTCAGGCTTTGCGTGAGCTTTGCACAGCCGAGGGCATCGTCCTGATTTTTGATGAAGTTATGACGGGGTTCCGAGTCGCACTTGGCGGCGCGCAATCGCTCTATGGCATTACGCCCGACCTAACAACCATGGGTAAAATTATTGGCGGAGGTTTGCCTGTGGGTTGCTACGGAGGCAAGCGTGAAATCATGCGTCGTGTTGCTCCTGCTGGTGATATCTATCAAGCTGGCACACTCTCGGGCAACCCGCTTGCGATGAGCGCTGGACTTGAAACGCTGCGTATTCTTGCCGAAGAAAATCCCTATGCCGAACTCGAAGAGAAAGGCAAATATCTTGAAACAGGCTTTGCTGAAAATTTGCGCAAACTAGGTTTGGGACTTTGCCTCAAGCGTGTCGGCTCGATGATGTGCCTTTTTATGACGGAGCAAGATGTGCTCGATTTCAAGACAGCTACCACGAGCAACACTCAAAAGTATGCTGCGTATTTTCATGCGATGCTGCAACGCGGCATTTATCTTGCACCTTCACAGTATGAAGCTATGTTCTTTTCTATTCAGCATGGTGAAAAAGAGCTTGAGCAGACAATCAAGTCTAATTACGAGGCTTTGGAGCACGTTTATGCTACCACCGCGGTTTAGTTAAGCCCTTGCTGGTGCGTCAGTTACACGCTGCCTTTTTACAGCAAAATTCTTTTTCTAGATTGCAAAAAAAGATGCGCAAAAAAACCGATTTTGTCGCTTTTTTGTTTAGTTTAGTACAGATAGAGCATTATGCATGAGTTGATTAAAAAAGCGTGATGCGTTCTTCCCGCAGTAGTTCCGCTTTATTCTTTATTGTAGTCCCGCAGTACCATCGTAGTAATTAGTTGTTGAATAAAGTACAAGGTGAGGTTTAAGACGTCACAGCCTTTTGGCACGTAGTGTTGCCAGCATTTATAGCTTAGAATGACCATGAACAAAGACGCAAAAGATAATCTCGAGGAATCTTCGCCAACGGGTCTATTGGATAGTTTAGCGAAGAACATTCCGCAGGCGCCAGAGACGCCAGCTAGCAACATACTTATCGATGACCTTTTGCCTGTTTTACCATTGCGCAACACGGTTCTTTTTCCTGATGTGATTATGCCTGTCAGTATTGGGCGGCGCAAATCCATCATGCTCATCGAAGACCTTCCTCCGAGCAAGCAAGTCGCCTTTGTAGCACAGTCTGATGCTGAAGTCGATGACCCGACTCCGAGCGACTTGTTCAAAATCGGCACGGTTGGGTTGGTGCTGAAGGTCTTGAAAATGCCCGATGGCAGCGCCAGTGTGATTGTACAAGGCTTAAAGCGCATCGCTATAGAGAACTTCAGGCAGAAAGAGCCCTATTTGATCTGCCGCGCAAAGGTTTTGGATGATGAAGGCAGCATAGAGAGCAAGTTAGACGCTTATGCACGCACGGTCAAACAACTTGCTGCCAAGGTTGTTGAGCTTTCACCGAATTTGCCTAATGAAGCCAGTTACGCGGTTCAAAATATCGAGAATGTGCGTTTTCTACTGCACTTTATTGCTTCAAACCTCAATATCCCGGCTTCTGAAAAGCAAGCCATTTTGGAGACAAATACGCTGCAAGGGCGCGCTGAGCGCATCGTCGAGCATCTTTCGCGAGAGATTCAAGTGCTTGAACTGACTAAGCAGATTCAGACGAAGGTCAAGATGGATATGGATAAGGCGCAGCGTGAATTCTTTTTGCGCCAGCAACTTAAGACCATCCAAGCCGAGCTTGGCGAGTACGACTTGCAAATGCAAGATGTGCTCAAACTGCGCGAGATACTCTCTAAGAAGTCTTTGCCCGATGATGTCAGAGAAGTAGCTGAAAAAGAAATCGAAAAACTCTCACGCATTGCACCGGCTTCGCCTGACTACAGCGTGACGCGCAACTACATCGATACGCTGCTCTCACTTCCATGGGGTATTTATTCGCCTGCTAAAATCAATTTGCACGATGCTGAACGCGTGCTCAACGAAGATCACTACGGGCTTGAGAAAGTAAAGGCGCGCATTTTAGAATACCTTGCCGTCTTGAAACTTAAAGCCAATATGAAAGCGCCGATTTTGTGCTTCTGCGGTCCGCCCGGCGTTGGCAAGACCTCACTTGGTAAGTCTATTGCACGTGCGCTCGGGCGTCAGTTTGTTCGTGTTGCGCTCGGTGGCGTACGTGATGAAGCTGAGATTCGCGGACATCGCCGCACTTACATCGGCGCTATGCCCGGACGCATCATTCAAGGCATTAAACGTGCTGGGACAAGTAACCCTGTCTTTATGCTCGATGAAATCGATAAACTTGGTTCTGATTTTCGTGGTGACCCGGCTTCTGCTCTGCTTGAAGTCTTAGACCCAGCACAAAACAGCACGTTCAGCGATCACTACCTTGAAGTCAATTACGATCTTTCGCGTGTGCTCTTTATTGCCACTGCCAACACGCTTGACACTATTCCGCTCGCACTCAAGGACCGCATGGAGATTATTCAAATTACAGGCTACACAGATTTCGAGAAACTGCATATTGCTAAGCAGTATCTTTTACAACGCCAGATGAATGAGCATGGTATCTTACCTGACGAACTGCAAATTACTGACGAGGCGATGTTACGCATTATCAATGCTTACACGCGAGAAGCTGGCGTGCGCAATTTGGAGCGTGAGATTGCCAATATCTGCCGTGTGGTTGCAAAAGACATTGCTTTGAGCCTTGAGACCGAGAGCAGCGAGCGTCCCCGACGCAGCGAGCCCATCGTTATTCAGGAAAGCGATCTGAAAAAATATCTCGGTTTAGAGAAGTTTTTCCCTGAAATGAGCGAGCCGATTCAACTCTCTGGCGTGGCTATCGGCTTAGCGTGGACACCTGTCGGCGGCGACATTCTTTTCATTGAATCCACTGTGACCAAAGGCTCTGGACGCTTGGTGCTCACTGGACAATTAGGCGATGTGATGAAAGAATCCGCACAAGCAGCCTTATCGTACTTGAAATCTTGCTCAGAATACTTCCGCATTCCTGATGAAGCCTTCCGTTACTGGGATGTGCATTTGCATATTCCACAGGGCGCTATTCCAAAAGATGGTCCTTCAGCTGGCGTTTCTATTCTGACCTCGCTTGCTTCGATTTACACGCAGCGTAAGGTCAAGCCGCGGATGGCTATGACTGGCGAAATTACACTGCGCGGACATATTTTGCCTGTCGGAGGCATCAAGGAAAAGGTTCTTGCAGCACGGCGTGCAGGCATCGTTGAAATCTTGCTACCTGAAAAAATCGCAATGACATCTTGGAACTGATGGAAACCAACCAAGAAGCACTTAAAGGACTGACCTTCCGCTTCTTTGCCGAGATGGATGACTTGCTTGACTATGCCTTAGAGCCAATCTCTGCTGAAGAAGCTGAGCGACTCTACAGAGGCTTAGACCGCAACGACAGCGAGCAAGATGTGCGTTCATCGTCTGAACCAGAAGATGAGCATCTCACGCAGTCTTCCATCGCTGCAAAGAAAAGCACTAAAAAAGGCGACTTGATGATTAAACTCTTTTGAGAGACGCAACCTGCTTGGTTGCTATACAACAGCGCTACCTAAGAATAGCCTAACGACCTCTGCACGATGCAAGTCTCGACGCTGATACGCATTTTCAAAAATGTAGCGCTGCATCGCTTTGGCAAATGTTCGGTCTGTGGTCGTCGTACGCTGTTCTTGGTAGGCAATATGCTCAATGTGTCGCATGTGCGTGAAAGCCTTATCTGCATCTTCTGTCGCAGTGCCTCGCGCAAGCGACACGTGGCTGTAGAACTTTTGCGTCATTTTGCTCTTCCTCTTACCTCTCTTGCCGAGCATAAGCACGCCTTGCAACGCTTCAAAATTTATAGCGCCGTCTCGGATGACCCGATTTATCACGCACTTGGCAAAGACCATCCGAACTACATTACTTCCGAATTTTTTCCTGATGTCGCGCCCGGCGAGCGCAAAAACGGCGTGCTCTGTCAGACGCTTGAAGCCCTGACATTTGCTGATGCTTCATTTGACGTGGTGATTACCGAAGATGTGTTGGAGCATGTGCGCTATCCTGATGCCGCGTTTCGTGAGATTCACCGTGTTCTGAAACCTGGTGGAGCGCATATCTTCACGGTGCCGCTCACGCTTGACCAACCTACCGTTGAACGCGTACGCTTCAATGGCGAGACAATTGAACATCTTCTGCCACCAGAATACCATGGTGACGCGCTACGCGGCAAGATTTTAGCCTACCGCAACTTTGGCATTGACCTTTTCGATCGGCTCACTCACTTTGGATTTCAGACGCGACTTTCTCTTGCGCAGTATCAGGATACCGTAAAATTTGGCATCGCCGATAGCATCGTACTTGTTAGCATAAAGCAAGGCACACATGAGCAATAAAATATACCTTTTTGCAACCCTTTTGTTTGCGTATAATTGCGCGCTACAGATTCTCATTTTCAAACTTTAATTCAAAGCCACCAGCGTGTCAAAACCGCCGCTTTCAGCCAGCAAGTCTGCAAAAAGCAAGTCTGCCAAGACCAAGCCTGCAAAAGCTAAGGCTGCACATTCAGCTGCTCAAGCTGCCTCTGCTGCAACTCGTCCTGTGCATGAGCGATTGCTCCAAGCCTTGAGTACAGACGAATGGCGATTGCCACTGCTCTCTGGCATCATGCTGGGCTTTGCTTTTCCGACTTACCCATTTATTCATCTCGAACCACTGGCATGGATTGGTTTTGTGCCCTTGCTCTATCAACTTAAAAAAGCTGAGTCGTTTAGGACCTTCTACCGCATTGCATATTTCAGCATGTTCATTTTTGTGATATGCTCTGTCTGGTGGGTCTCGCTCTCAACGGTGGTCGGCGGCGTGCTGATGTATTTTGCACAGACGTTCTTTCTTACACTGCCTTTGTGTGCGTTTTTATTTTATCTGGCGGCGCACCAGCTGGACGCTTGCGCTTGCAGCACTGCCTTTCATCTGGACAGCATGGGAATGGATTTATCTTGACATGGAAATTTCCTTCGGCTGGCTCACGCTGGGCAATTCGCAATCTTATCTCTTCTGGCTTATTCAGTATACTGATCTTTTCGGTGTTTGGGCAGTTTCTTTTTGGATTATGCTCTTCAATGTTCTAGCTCTTGCGCTGTATGAACGCTACGAGCAGCATCGCCATACTTCCAAGCTCATCTTGGAGAGCCTTACACTGAGCAGCGTCATGATTCTCCCTGCGCTGATTTATTCTCTGGTTATGCTTTCAACCCCGCTGCCTACAAAACCTATTTCTGTAAAAGCCACGATTATTCAACCCAACATTGATCCATTTGTGAAATGGGGACGGCATCAAGAAGACTTTGTGATGCAAAAGCACTACGAGGTTACAGAAAAAGCGCTTCGTGCCAACCGCCCTGATCTGATTCTCTATCCCGAAACCACTATACCATTTTACATCTTAGAGCCATACAATTACGCCAAGCGAGAAAAACTTTGGGCAAAAGTTGCCGAGTGGAATACACCCCTGCTCACGGGCTTCCCTGATATTGTACGCTATGACGATAGCACGCAGCGTCAAGCTGGGGCGCGCTTTGATAGATACTCTGGCAAGTATTATGACTCATTTAATTCCTCAATGCTTATTATGCCGAACCAACCTGACCCGCAGATTTATCACAAAATGAAACTTGTGCCCTTTGCCGAGCGAGTGCCATATTTGGACTACATTCCCTTTCTTTCATCCATCAGCATTGGCGTTGCCGGCATCAGCAGTTGGGGCAGAGGCACTGAGATGCAGCTTCTCTCCTTTACGACACAGCGTGGCGACACGCTGCACACCTGTGGTCTGATTTGCTATGAATCCATTTACCCAGCACTTACGGCAGAATTTGTCAAGCGTGGCGCTGATTTTCTTACCGTTATCACCAATGATGGCTGGTTTAGCAAATCGTATGGACCGTATCAACATGCCGCCTTTGCACGTTTGCGCTGCATTGAGACGCGTCGCGCCATGGCACGCTGCGCTAACACTGGTGTCTCACTTTTTATCGACCGCTATGGAC is a genomic window containing:
- a CDS encoding methyltransferase type 11, translated to MQVSTLIRIFKNVALHRFGKCSVCGRRTLFLVGNMLNVSHVRESLICIFCRSASRKRHVAVELLRHFALPLTSLAEHKHALQRFKIYSAVSDDPIYHALGKDHPNYITSEFFPDVAPGERKNGVLCQTLEALTFADASFDVVITEDVLEHVRYPDAAFREIHRVLKPGGAHIFTVPLTLDQPTVERVRFNGETIEHLLPPEYHGDALRGKILAYRNFGIDLFDRLTHFGFQTRLSLAQYQDTVKFGIADSIVLVSIKQGTHEQ
- a CDS encoding phosphohydrolase, producing the protein MSLPEFLFRSDGGFIRIPVWGHIPLDRPLRKIISHPAFLRLKGIRQLSFAHHVFPGATHTRFEHSLGVYHLTKLILQRLVTNPLTASLQTASFYFDEHACRLILASSLLHDIGHYPHAHIVEKQPLTSQNEIIFDDHQDLTPTFVCEPHGRFGSLANILEDEWELDSKTVIEMVVGKKPLKYAKLISGTLDPDKMDYLMRDAHHCNIPYGNIDIERLIESFVPDAKRRRFAITEKGIAPLESLMFAKYMMMRNVYWHHTVRTFSAMLKRFIQDVLDETHLTAETLRQLFYTASDERLLFELRAVLNTQAHSSLSLLQALIDRQPYKRTIMLDLASQTQTHTCTALSSDARRRKLKEQAICALLNRKFRLRLLGHEVLIDMPSQKTIFDLRDFRELQLYHTKTKAFEPFSLSGVSAFQAEFIEAFERTTKKCRVVAHADVAEKVMRLEKDIVEILLSD
- the hemL gene encoding glutamate-1-semialdehyde-2,1-aminomutase, whose protein sequence is MLQYQRSQQLFERAQRTIPGGVNSPVRAFKSVGGTPIFISKGEGAYLFDVDGNRYIDYIGSWGPFILGHAHPRVVAAIEHTLKHVGTSFGAPTELEIQLAELISTLVPSMEMVRMVNSGTEACMSAIRLARGYTGREKIIKFEGCYHGHGDSFLIRAGSGALTLGVPDSPGVTKGTAQDTLTATFNDIDSVRQLVHQYPNQIAAIIIEPIGGNMGVVPARAEFLQALRELCTAEGIVLIFDEVMTGFRVALGGAQSLYGITPDLTTMGKIIGGGLPVGCYGGKREIMRRVAPAGDIYQAGTLSGNPLAMSAGLETLRILAEENPYAELEEKGKYLETGFAENLRKLGLGLCLKRVGSMMCLFMTEQDVLDFKTATTSNTQKYAAYFHAMLQRGIYLAPSQYEAMFFSIQHGEKELEQTIKSNYEALEHVYATTAV
- a CDS encoding DNA polymerase III subunit epsilon, whose amino-acid sequence is MPSKIFLQKQVHLTEPVRITDATFAVVDLETTGGAHPENTIIELCALKVCGGEIIDELTTLVNPQQPIPYFISQYTGITNEMVKTAPPLAQVLPELLALIGESVFVAHNISFDFRFVNMELRRHGKASLNNPALCTVRLARRLLPKQQRKSLGELAQWFGITLKDRHRARGDALATVQVLQKLIEIASEQHGVEYLDELLSLQYQPMRYFKKEPVHIQQLRERTLPKLPEKPGVYLMRSATAELLYIGKSKNLKARVSSYFASEAHKAEKVKELMRAVRTIEVIPTGSELEALLLESRLIKLHKPRYNTLLKRYKSYPFLRLTAERFPRLEIAMSVQDDGAEYFGPFSSMQVVRDVFDVLSKNSLLRECSDEEFSKGRACIYLDLQRCLAPCEPARKVEEAYRQEVARVRRFLSGEESELIQVLVEK
- the lnt gene encoding apolipoprotein N-acyltransferase, which translates into the protein MLHRRSFLHCLCVRFYFIWRRTSWTLALAALPFIWTAWEWIYLDMEISFGWLTLGNSQSYLFWLIQYTDLFGVWAVSFWIMLFNVLALALYERYEQHRHTSKLILESLTLSSVMILPALIYSLVMLSTPLPTKPISVKATIIQPNIDPFVKWGRHQEDFVMQKHYEVTEKALRANRPDLILYPETTIPFYILEPYNYAKREKLWAKVAEWNTPLLTGFPDIVRYDDSTQRQAGARFDRYSGKYYDSFNSSMLIMPNQPDPQIYHKMKLVPFAERVPYLDYIPFLSSISIGVAGISSWGRGTEMQLLSFTTQRGDTLHTCGLICYESIYPALTAEFVKRGADFLTVITNDGWFSKSYGPYQHAAFARLRCIETRRAMARCANTGVSLFIDRYGRGYAEIPWWQEASTTAILDIGEGETFYVRHIDLFPKFCVLVCIGFFALAFFTRATRAA